A genomic stretch from Pararhizobium sp. IMCC21322 includes:
- a CDS encoding mandelate racemase/muconate lactonizing enzyme family protein: MSASSQQQITRSAPAPDIKITDVIAHPLTQKLPKSTVTSWGTYEHVSLVLVEIRTDAGINGIGETLARFAPKAYAELINTTLRPRLIGKPVHEISAHWNNMRRALSGRCGGMLIEAIAGVDIALWDILGKAANMPLWMLLGGEGRTSIPVYAASINWVEDAEADAELDAYLEAGYPRIKIKTGKQVKASCRRIERLRKRAGDAAELCIDSNWAYNLDGAVEVAKALEDNGYFWFEEPLNPEDEAGYEELRKRTSVPLAAGESNYTVDQAQRLVQNRTLSVLQPDIARSGGVTETRRMAELAHACGVGYAPHIGMSGIVCETASIHVASAMPNLRMMECHSDISPFKTELADIASASQRQKGGELSVPTGPGLGLEINWDVVERLRTP, translated from the coding sequence ATGAGCGCGTCCTCTCAACAGCAGATCACCCGCAGCGCGCCTGCACCTGACATCAAAATCACGGATGTCATTGCCCATCCGCTGACGCAGAAGCTCCCGAAATCAACGGTCACATCATGGGGAACCTACGAGCATGTTTCTCTGGTTCTGGTGGAAATTCGCACCGACGCCGGCATTAACGGCATTGGCGAAACCCTGGCCCGCTTCGCGCCTAAAGCCTATGCGGAACTCATCAACACCACCCTGCGGCCAAGATTGATCGGCAAACCCGTGCACGAGATCAGCGCCCACTGGAATAACATGCGCCGGGCCCTGTCAGGCCGGTGCGGCGGCATGCTGATTGAGGCCATTGCGGGCGTCGATATTGCATTGTGGGACATTCTCGGCAAGGCCGCGAATATGCCCTTGTGGATGCTTTTAGGTGGCGAGGGTCGCACATCGATCCCTGTTTATGCAGCTTCCATCAACTGGGTTGAAGACGCTGAGGCAGATGCAGAACTGGATGCCTATCTGGAAGCCGGTTATCCCCGCATCAAGATCAAAACAGGCAAACAGGTCAAGGCATCCTGCCGCCGTATTGAACGTCTGCGCAAGCGGGCCGGTGATGCGGCAGAATTATGCATTGATTCCAATTGGGCTTACAACCTCGATGGCGCTGTTGAAGTTGCCAAGGCGCTGGAAGATAATGGTTATTTCTGGTTTGAAGAGCCCTTGAACCCGGAAGACGAAGCCGGATACGAGGAATTGCGCAAGCGCACCAGCGTCCCGCTGGCTGCGGGCGAAAGCAACTACACGGTCGATCAGGCGCAACGTCTGGTGCAGAACCGGACCCTGTCCGTGCTGCAGCCCGATATTGCGCGCTCCGGCGGCGTCACGGAAACAAGACGCATGGCTGAATTGGCCCATGCATGCGGTGTCGGTTACGCCCCTCATATCGGCATGTCAGGCATTGTGTGTGAGACCGCCAGCATTCATGTGGCGTCGGCCATGCCGAATTTGCGCATGATGGAATGCCACAGCGATATCAGCCCGTTCAAAACCGAACTGGCCGACATTGCCTCTGCCAGCCAGCGCCAAAAAGGCGGCGAGTTGAGCGTGCCGACCGGCCCGGGCCTTGGTCTGGAGATCAACTGGGACGTTGTTGAACGTCTCCGGACACCCTAG
- a CDS encoding carbohydrate ABC transporter permease, with amino-acid sequence MTPSEKTATMAQATRVPWLTLRRKEALEAWLFVSPTLIGFIIFFLGPLIAVGLYSLTEWNLLSQESTYVGVENFRDALTVNPDFWLVVRNSALFALGLVPMNMALALTLALALSRPFFGVVFFRTIFFAPVITSAVAWAIVWKFLLQGEAGAVNQLLASIGIDGPNWLREPNWAMFAVIVTRVIKMVGLNMILYIAALQAIPRDYEQAAQLEGASRWQIFRMVIWPLLAPTTLIIMVITTIGSFKVFDHIYLMTGGGPENGTLVLAYYIYQQGFEFFNVGYASALAIIMFVIVLALTIVQLILRQKGSG; translated from the coding sequence ATGACTCCCAGTGAGAAAACAGCAACCATGGCGCAGGCAACGCGCGTGCCATGGTTGACCCTGCGCCGCAAGGAGGCGCTTGAAGCGTGGCTGTTTGTCAGTCCTACGTTGATCGGCTTTATCATCTTCTTTTTGGGCCCACTGATTGCCGTGGGCCTTTACAGCCTGACCGAATGGAATCTTCTCAGTCAGGAATCCACCTATGTTGGTGTTGAAAACTTTCGCGATGCCTTAACGGTCAATCCCGATTTCTGGCTTGTCGTGCGCAATTCAGCGCTGTTTGCCCTTGGGTTGGTGCCAATGAACATGGCACTGGCTTTGACGCTGGCACTTGCGCTGTCGCGCCCCTTTTTCGGGGTCGTTTTCTTCCGAACCATCTTCTTTGCACCCGTTATCACTTCTGCGGTGGCCTGGGCCATCGTCTGGAAGTTCCTGCTTCAGGGAGAGGCAGGCGCGGTCAACCAATTGCTCGCAAGCATTGGCATTGACGGCCCGAACTGGTTGCGGGAACCGAATTGGGCGATGTTCGCCGTGATTGTGACCCGCGTCATCAAAATGGTCGGGCTCAATATGATTCTTTACATTGCTGCACTACAGGCAATCCCCCGGGATTATGAGCAAGCCGCGCAGCTGGAAGGCGCATCCCGCTGGCAGATTTTCCGCATGGTGATCTGGCCCTTGCTGGCCCCCACAACGCTGATCATCATGGTGATTACTACCATCGGCTCGTTCAAAGTGTTCGACCACATCTATCTGATGACGGGTGGTGGACCGGAAAACGGCACGCTGGTGCTGGCCTATTACATCTACCAGCAGGGCTTTGAATTCTTCAATGTCGGTTATGCGTCTGCGCTGGCCATCATCATGTTTGTAATTGTACTGGCACTTACGATTGTGCAGTTGATCCTGCGCCAGAAAGGGTCGGGATGA
- a CDS encoding sugar ABC transporter substrate-binding protein: protein MFRTKITAAALLGASFLVSPAVAQELRFTVWTGNDAHLNMLNSIGESFKAKHPDVTVTFETIPAGDYIQKLTFQLAGGTPPDLGWMFENSMPTFVKAGVLDELTPTLAATEGYDLEDFSKPAMALWSNDGAVYGVPFSTSPFMMFFNKDMFDAAGLEDPLTLADKGEWDMAKFREVSAALAAANEGKWGFEFKDGQGYDSRIMHAIMPPIRVYGGNAFDGGECGFEKPEAVAAVTQLHEMIFKDGSIVPPGEQGDFFSGSSAMTINQISRASKMPDAGFNWGIAPLPTGPAGASPVIGQAGLVVFSKSENPELAKEFIAHMTNAENVAVMAQFFPPARKSVLDSEAFTNANALIPAAQMANVKAAITDGQVLPSHERTPQIEAAMKPRFDALWKADANVEEALKAVCAAIQSEL, encoded by the coding sequence ATGTTCAGAACAAAAATTACAGCCGCCGCGCTGCTGGGTGCCAGTTTTCTGGTATCTCCGGCAGTTGCGCAGGAATTGCGCTTTACAGTTTGGACGGGCAATGACGCTCATCTCAACATGCTCAACAGCATCGGCGAAAGCTTCAAAGCCAAGCATCCGGATGTAACGGTCACGTTTGAGACCATTCCGGCGGGTGATTACATCCAGAAACTTACATTCCAGCTGGCTGGCGGTACACCGCCGGATCTTGGCTGGATGTTTGAAAATTCAATGCCGACTTTTGTCAAAGCGGGTGTGTTGGATGAGCTAACACCAACTCTGGCTGCCACTGAAGGCTATGATCTGGAAGACTTTTCAAAACCGGCCATGGCGCTGTGGTCCAATGATGGTGCCGTTTATGGCGTGCCGTTCTCAACGTCCCCCTTCATGATGTTCTTCAACAAGGACATGTTTGATGCTGCCGGATTGGAAGATCCTTTGACCCTTGCTGACAAGGGCGAATGGGACATGGCGAAATTCCGCGAAGTCTCGGCCGCATTGGCAGCTGCAAATGAAGGCAAATGGGGTTTTGAGTTCAAGGATGGTCAGGGCTATGACAGCCGCATCATGCACGCCATCATGCCGCCAATCCGGGTTTACGGTGGCAATGCCTTTGACGGTGGCGAGTGCGGGTTTGAAAAACCGGAAGCGGTTGCTGCGGTCACCCAATTGCATGAAATGATCTTCAAAGACGGCTCCATTGTACCGCCAGGCGAACAGGGCGACTTCTTCTCCGGTAGTTCAGCGATGACCATCAACCAGATTTCCCGTGCTTCCAAAATGCCGGATGCCGGGTTCAACTGGGGTATTGCGCCCTTGCCAACCGGTCCAGCCGGTGCGTCGCCGGTGATCGGACAGGCCGGACTTGTGGTGTTTTCCAAGAGCGAAAACCCTGAGCTTGCCAAGGAATTCATTGCTCATATGACCAATGCAGAAAACGTTGCGGTTATGGCCCAATTCTTCCCGCCGGCACGCAAATCCGTTCTGGACAGTGAGGCGTTCACCAACGCCAATGCACTTATTCCAGCTGCACAAATGGCAAATGTGAAAGCTGCGATTACAGATGGTCAGGTGCTTCCAAGCCATGAGCGGACGCCGCAGATTGAAGCTGCCATGAAGCCGCGCTTTGATGCGCTGTGGAAAGCGGATGCGAATGTCGAGGAAGCATTGAAAGCCGTCTGCGCTGCCATTCAGTCGGAACTCTAG
- a CDS encoding SulP family inorganic anion transporter, whose translation MSKYLSTVISLIVHSLQQLFRRPDWFGRVNRYSIRDDAFAGLTGATIVLPQGIAFAAIAGLPPEYGFYTAMITPVVAALFGSSWHTVSGPTTAISALVFGALSGIYTPGSGQFIQAAVTLALLVGLYQWVLGLARLGALVDFVSHSVMTGFITGAALLIAMTQIKSALGLDLPRPEHLTEFVTALWTNITLVDPVSLGIALSALTTGYMVKRLRPRWPNYLLALLVGTLVYLALGGSDLDVATIGLIPSVIPAFEMPNLGFGALQDLASPAFAIAMVGLLEAMSISKAVASKSGQDISSNREFVGQGVSNVVGSFFHCYPGSASFTRSGLNYESGAKTPLSAIFSAIFLFLILLLVAPYFAYVPIPAMAGVIILVAWKLIDFREIAHIFTTSKTESWIAGVTFVSSLAIDLEFAIYAGVLLSLALFLNKTSRPFIGIGSPDPSEPNRPFKNAATNNLPECPQLLIARLDGPLYFGSVEFIRRQFRRFEIERPSQKHCLFIVKGVGEIDLPGAELLIDEAKRREIMGGSFHLQTRTPRTISKLGRFKVMKSLTKHYIHLSKNDAIADIVPTLDQTICATCQTRIFRECPQAPEITQTEDDQGQDVQANVVPEEEPAQ comes from the coding sequence GTGAGCAAGTATCTGTCGACCGTTATCAGTCTGATCGTGCATTCACTGCAGCAATTGTTCCGTCGACCGGACTGGTTTGGCCGGGTCAATCGGTATTCCATACGTGATGATGCGTTTGCCGGTCTCACCGGTGCAACCATCGTTTTGCCGCAGGGCATAGCTTTTGCCGCCATTGCCGGTCTGCCGCCGGAATACGGCTTCTATACCGCCATGATAACGCCTGTCGTTGCCGCGTTGTTTGGCTCGTCCTGGCATACGGTTTCCGGACCGACGACAGCGATTTCCGCTCTGGTTTTTGGTGCCCTTTCCGGCATTTATACGCCGGGCAGCGGTCAGTTTATTCAAGCCGCAGTCACCCTTGCCCTGCTGGTGGGACTATATCAGTGGGTGCTGGGCCTGGCCCGGCTGGGCGCGCTGGTGGATTTTGTGTCTCATTCGGTGATGACGGGTTTCATTACCGGTGCCGCCTTGTTGATTGCGATGACGCAGATCAAATCCGCGCTGGGGCTTGATTTGCCGCGCCCGGAACATCTGACGGAATTCGTCACGGCATTGTGGACCAATATTACCCTTGTGGACCCGGTCTCGCTGGGTATTGCCCTGTCTGCGCTTACAACTGGCTATATGGTCAAACGTCTGCGCCCGCGCTGGCCCAACTATTTGCTGGCCCTGCTGGTTGGGACGCTGGTTTATCTGGCGCTTGGCGGGTCGGATCTGGATGTTGCTACCATCGGTCTTATCCCGTCTGTTATTCCTGCATTTGAAATGCCGAACCTTGGGTTTGGCGCCTTGCAGGATCTGGCCTCGCCCGCCTTTGCCATTGCCATGGTTGGCTTGCTGGAGGCCATGTCCATTTCAAAAGCTGTTGCGTCCAAATCCGGGCAGGACATCAGCAGCAACCGGGAATTTGTCGGGCAGGGCGTTTCCAATGTGGTGGGCAGTTTCTTCCATTGCTATCCAGGTTCCGCCTCTTTCACCCGGAGCGGGCTTAATTATGAGTCCGGTGCCAAAACACCTTTGTCGGCAATTTTCTCTGCCATCTTCCTGTTTCTGATCCTGTTGCTGGTGGCACCTTATTTCGCCTATGTGCCGATACCGGCCATGGCTGGTGTCATTATACTGGTGGCCTGGAAGCTGATTGATTTTCGCGAAATCGCGCATATTTTCACAACCAGCAAGACGGAAAGCTGGATTGCCGGCGTGACTTTTGTCTCGTCTCTGGCCATTGATCTTGAATTTGCAATTTATGCAGGCGTGCTTCTGTCGCTGGCATTGTTCCTCAATAAAACATCCCGGCCCTTCATCGGCATCGGCTCGCCTGACCCTTCTGAACCCAATCGGCCGTTCAAAAACGCGGCCACCAATAATCTGCCGGAATGTCCGCAATTGCTGATTGCGCGGCTGGATGGGCCGCTTTATTTCGGCTCGGTTGAGTTTATACGGCGTCAGTTTCGACGGTTCGAAATTGAGCGGCCGTCCCAAAAACACTGCCTGTTCATTGTAAAAGGTGTCGGGGAAATTGATCTGCCGGGCGCGGAATTGCTGATTGATGAAGCAAAACGGCGTGAGATAATGGGTGGCTCATTCCATCTGCAAACCAGAACGCCGCGCACGATCAGCAAGCTGGGCCGCTTCAAGGTGATGAAAAGCCTGACCAAGCACTATATTCATCTCAGCAAGAATGATGCGATTGCGGATATTGTGCCAACGCTTGATCAGACAATTTGTGCTACCTGCCAGACACGGATTTTTCGCGAGTGTCCGCAAGCACCTGAAATTACGCAGACTGAAGATGATCAAGGCCAAGACGTGCAGGCCAATGTGGTGCCGGAAGAGGAACCTGCACAATAG
- a CDS encoding ABC transporter ATP-binding protein, producing MTMATSSKAASVTFRNVKKVYGRDVLAVDDISLHIEPGQLVTLLGPSGCGKTTTLRMIAGLEMATEGQILIGDTDVTKLPATDRDVSMVFQSYALFPHMNVLENVSYGLKFSGFDKSETRERALAGLDLVGLNGYGDRLPSELSGGQQQRVAVARALVLEPQVLLFDEPLSNLDAKLRRQVREEIREIQQNLGLTVVYVTHDQEEALAVSDRIVVMRNAQIAQEGSPRDLYELPNDAFVADFIGEANLVPCHVDSVDKDVATISIGSYSHKLPARGMAPGAATLAVRPSRVELQAGASEHTMDAKIVKATYVGSHMEYTVETGFGTLFAVSGNVSSVFETGAAVAMRFEESGPVLLPKS from the coding sequence ATGACAATGGCTACCAGCAGCAAGGCGGCTTCGGTAACATTCCGGAATGTCAAAAAAGTCTATGGCCGGGATGTGCTGGCCGTAGATGATATTTCGCTGCACATTGAACCGGGGCAGTTGGTAACTCTGCTGGGGCCTTCCGGCTGTGGCAAGACAACCACCTTGCGTATGATTGCCGGTCTGGAAATGGCGACGGAAGGCCAGATTCTGATTGGCGATACGGATGTCACGAAACTGCCGGCAACAGACCGCGACGTGTCCATGGTATTTCAGTCCTATGCGCTGTTTCCGCACATGAATGTGCTGGAGAATGTGTCTTACGGGCTGAAATTCTCCGGTTTCGACAAAAGTGAAACGCGGGAGCGTGCCTTGGCTGGCCTCGATCTTGTCGGGCTGAATGGCTATGGGGATCGCCTGCCGTCGGAATTATCTGGCGGACAACAACAGCGCGTTGCAGTGGCGCGCGCGCTGGTGCTGGAGCCACAGGTGCTTTTGTTTGATGAGCCGCTGTCAAATCTGGACGCGAAATTGCGGCGGCAGGTGCGTGAAGAAATTCGGGAGATTCAGCAAAATCTGGGTCTCACAGTTGTTTACGTGACCCATGATCAGGAAGAGGCGCTGGCTGTCTCTGATCGTATTGTGGTGATGCGTAATGCGCAGATTGCACAGGAGGGCAGTCCGCGCGATCTTTATGAATTGCCCAATGACGCATTCGTTGCCGATTTTATTGGCGAGGCGAATCTTGTTCCCTGTCATGTCGACAGCGTCGACAAGGATGTGGCGACCATCAGCATCGGATCGTACAGCCATAAATTGCCTGCTCGGGGTATGGCACCAGGTGCTGCAACGCTGGCAGTACGTCCAAGCCGGGTTGAATTGCAGGCCGGTGCTTCGGAGCACACCATGGATGCAAAAATTGTAAAGGCCACCTATGTGGGCAGTCACATGGAATACACGGTTGAAACCGGGTTCGGAACCTTGTTTGCGGTGTCGGGTAATGTGAGTTCCGTATTTGAGACCGGCGCAGCTGTGGCCATGCGTTTTGAAGAATCTGGTCCGGTGCTTTTGCCAAAAAGCTAA
- a CDS encoding SDR family NAD(P)-dependent oxidoreductase: MADSAGSLSGKRALVTGANSDIGYAIAQALAAEGAELVLHRRADAKKTGDDRQLFETCPVILADFLESDGASRLAKAALETGQIDILIANAAMEKRQSWQDVDPAFINAHVSANFTSMLMLIGALVPSMEQRKWGRVVAIGSVMATRPRAETTVYAALKSAQLTALRAIARDVAPNGVTMNVVSPGAIETDHMAALYAKPDFRNAVTAKIPMARPGTPKDLVAPVTMLCGDGASYITGVDIPVNGGWDIGDAPGNLMEFVQ, encoded by the coding sequence ATGGCTGATAGCGCTGGCTCCCTTTCCGGCAAGCGTGCCCTTGTTACCGGAGCTAATTCTGATATTGGCTACGCGATTGCACAGGCTTTGGCAGCGGAGGGCGCAGAGCTCGTTCTGCACCGCCGTGCTGATGCCAAAAAAACTGGTGATGACAGGCAATTGTTTGAAACCTGCCCGGTCATTCTGGCGGATTTTCTGGAAAGTGACGGTGCTTCCAGACTTGCCAAAGCGGCTCTGGAAACTGGCCAAATTGATATTCTCATTGCCAATGCGGCAATGGAAAAACGCCAATCCTGGCAGGATGTTGATCCTGCATTCATCAATGCGCATGTGAGCGCGAATTTCACCTCAATGCTGATGCTGATAGGCGCTCTGGTCCCGTCGATGGAGCAGCGCAAATGGGGCCGGGTGGTTGCGATTGGCAGTGTCATGGCCACAAGACCACGCGCTGAAACCACCGTTTATGCTGCATTGAAGTCTGCGCAACTGACAGCTTTGCGGGCCATTGCGCGGGATGTTGCGCCCAATGGCGTCACCATGAATGTGGTGTCTCCCGGCGCGATTGAGACCGACCATATGGCAGCGCTCTATGCAAAGCCTGATTTTCGCAACGCGGTCACCGCCAAAATACCAATGGCCCGGCCGGGAACGCCAAAAGACCTTGTGGCACCTGTGACGATGCTTTGCGGCGATGGCGCAAGCTACATCACAGGCGTTGATATTCCCGTCAATGGCGGATGGGACATCGGTGATGCGCCCGGAAACCTCATGGAATTTGTTCAGTGA
- a CDS encoding FadR/GntR family transcriptional regulator produces the protein MVSATTDSLTFNTKRAAPLRLADTVSDEIAAALFDGRIAPGDPLPSEGEIARQFDVSKPIAREALRLLAGAGLVHTQQGKVARAKAMTGEPLDRIYGYAVRSSLKRLQEANEMRLVLESGIARLAANRRDQKGLTLMKQALEVMRSSIGEPEDFTQADIDFHLGMALATGNTMIRMQVEGMRSVQREVSELFSRRSNRSKADWQATVLRHEAIYDAIAAGYQAGAQASLVAHYDAADIASFEVANG, from the coding sequence ATGGTTAGTGCGACGACAGACAGTTTGACGTTCAACACGAAGCGGGCAGCGCCCTTGCGGCTTGCTGACACAGTTTCGGATGAAATTGCGGCTGCCTTGTTTGACGGGCGTATTGCACCAGGCGATCCATTGCCCTCGGAAGGGGAAATCGCGCGGCAGTTTGATGTCAGCAAACCCATTGCACGTGAAGCGTTGCGGCTTCTGGCTGGCGCTGGTCTGGTCCACACTCAACAAGGCAAAGTGGCGCGTGCCAAGGCGATGACCGGTGAACCACTGGATCGCATTTATGGCTATGCCGTTCGCTCAAGTCTGAAGCGTTTGCAGGAAGCCAATGAGATGCGTCTGGTGCTGGAATCCGGCATTGCCAGACTGGCCGCCAACCGCAGGGATCAAAAGGGTCTGACGCTTATGAAGCAGGCCCTGGAGGTCATGCGCTCCTCAATCGGTGAGCCTGAAGATTTTACCCAGGCGGATATCGATTTTCATCTCGGCATGGCGCTTGCGACCGGAAATACGATGATCCGGATGCAGGTTGAAGGCATGCGCTCGGTTCAGCGAGAGGTCTCAGAACTGTTTTCACGCCGCAGCAACCGCTCCAAAGCGGACTGGCAGGCAACGGTTTTGCGGCATGAAGCCATTTATGATGCGATAGCTGCGGGCTATCAGGCCGGAGCCCAAGCGAGCCTGGTGGCCCATTATGATGCAGCCGATATTGCGTCTTTCGAGGTGGCCAATGGCTGA
- a CDS encoding DUF6772 family protein, translating to MEEAMLRALRLSDPALSRFDPMRRIISFDQFSKGYAGWSQLVGNYEDSLDTMLPGYAQHTSPMLSTLSHWDAGSHGGAGSSYALKIATRPRTGAQNVAIKRHTFRKRGPIRFETYFTFKPEATELQLSETDVRSVGFLFDLQGGDNDQDSERIMPHLRFLNAENGVHLQKWQYKPQTSDFTAIGTGDKTASHYHLEPEGWLDLPGGAQRLCYNEIPTKVNWTYLRFDFDLGDMKALAFQCNDREFDVSGFESIKIPAMKNLWCMLNFAFFAETDVAKSAFLYVDSVCISGDF from the coding sequence ATGGAAGAAGCCATGCTGCGGGCACTACGCCTCAGCGATCCGGCTCTCAGTCGTTTCGATCCCATGCGGCGCATCATCAGCTTTGACCAGTTTTCCAAAGGCTATGCGGGCTGGTCCCAATTGGTGGGTAATTACGAGGATTCGCTGGACACAATGCTGCCCGGATATGCGCAACATACCAGCCCCATGCTATCGACGCTCAGTCATTGGGATGCCGGTTCCCACGGCGGTGCTGGCAGTTCTTACGCACTGAAAATCGCCACGCGCCCACGCACAGGCGCGCAAAACGTTGCCATCAAGCGGCATACGTTTCGCAAAAGAGGCCCCATTCGGTTTGAAACCTATTTCACCTTCAAGCCAGAGGCGACCGAATTGCAATTGAGCGAAACGGACGTTCGCTCGGTCGGGTTTCTGTTTGATCTGCAGGGCGGGGATAACGATCAGGATTCTGAACGTATCATGCCGCATCTGCGCTTTTTGAACGCCGAAAACGGTGTCCATCTGCAAAAGTGGCAATACAAGCCGCAAACATCTGATTTTACTGCCATTGGCACTGGCGACAAGACTGCCAGTCACTATCATCTGGAGCCCGAAGGCTGGCTTGACCTGCCCGGCGGCGCACAGCGGCTTTGCTACAATGAAATTCCCACAAAGGTAAATTGGACTTATCTGCGATTTGATTTTGATCTGGGTGACATGAAGGCCTTGGCCTTTCAGTGCAATGATCGCGAATTTGATGTGTCTGGTTTTGAATCCATCAAAATCCCGGCCATGAAAAACCTGTGGTGCATGCTGAATTTTGCGTTCTTTGCTGAAACAGATGTAGCCAAGAGTGCATTCCTCTACGTCGATTCTGTTTGCATTTCAGGAGATTTCTAA
- a CDS encoding carbohydrate ABC transporter permease, giving the protein MNLSQKQLQLIKRVLWTVSLLIVAVPFVFPFLWMVSSGFKNSAEIFGQPSLFPAIWRWQNFLDVFDHQPFAQQYFNSLYISAAVTVITLVISSLAGYALARLRFAGSALLMLFLISALMVPEEVTIIPNFFLIRWMGLMDTHMPLILLPVFGAHGVMATFLMRQYFVALPKELEEAGKMDGLSRVGIWWKIAIPMSRPALAAVAIITFLHSWNLFLEPLVFLSSLEKFTLPLALSNFTDAYGLPLWHLQLAATTLAVIPILGVYLIAQRQIIESFAMSGVKG; this is encoded by the coding sequence ATGAACCTGTCTCAAAAACAGCTGCAATTGATCAAGCGTGTTCTATGGACCGTATCTTTGCTGATCGTGGCCGTGCCCTTTGTCTTTCCGTTTTTGTGGATGGTGTCATCGGGCTTCAAAAACTCGGCAGAAATCTTCGGCCAACCATCCCTTTTCCCAGCCATATGGCGCTGGCAGAATTTTCTTGATGTGTTTGACCACCAGCCCTTTGCGCAGCAATATTTCAATTCGCTGTATATTTCAGCGGCGGTGACCGTGATTACTCTGGTGATCTCCTCACTGGCTGGCTACGCGCTGGCGCGGCTGCGGTTTGCCGGTTCTGCGTTGCTGATGCTGTTTCTGATTTCGGCGCTGATGGTGCCTGAAGAGGTGACCATCATTCCCAACTTCTTCCTCATCCGCTGGATGGGTCTGATGGATACCCATATGCCGCTGATCCTGTTGCCGGTTTTCGGAGCGCATGGGGTGATGGCCACCTTCTTGATGCGTCAATATTTTGTGGCGCTGCCGAAGGAGCTGGAAGAAGCCGGGAAAATGGATGGGCTGTCACGGGTTGGTATCTGGTGGAAAATAGCTATTCCCATGTCACGCCCGGCGCTGGCAGCGGTGGCAATCATTACCTTTCTGCATTCGTGGAACCTGTTTCTGGAACCGCTGGTGTTTCTCTCCAGTCTGGAGAAGTTCACCCTGCCTCTGGCGCTGTCGAATTTCACCGATGCCTATGGTCTGCCGCTCTGGCACCTGCAGCTTGCGGCCACCACTTTGGCTGTGATCCCTATTCTGGGCGTCTATCTCATTGCCCAGCGCCAGATTATTGAAAGCTTTGCAATGTCGGGGGTGAAGGGATGA